In the genome of Dethiosulfovibrio peptidovorans, the window AGCATGCTGGAGGTTATCCGCCAGGACTACATCCGAACGGTTCGAGCGAAAGGTCAAAAAGAGAGAATCGTCATATGGAAACATGCCCTGGGAAACGCTCTTATCCCCGTCATCACGATCAGCGGCATCCAGTTTGGTATCCTCCTGGGCGGGGCTGTCCTCACGGAGCTTATCTTCTCCATTCCTGGAGTCGGGCGGCTCATGGTCGAATCCATCAAAATGCGGGATTTCCCCGTCGTGCAGGGTGGCGTTCTCTTCATAGCCGTGGCTTTCTGCATAGTCAACCTTATGGTGGATCTCATCTATGCCTGGCTTGATCCGCGGATCAAAGCTCAGTACGTTTCCTGAGGGGGGATCGGCATGAGCGAACCGAAAAAGAAAAATCCCTGGCTGGAAGTGTTCCGCCGCCTCAAGAAGAACAGACTCGCCATGGTGGGGCTCTTCGTCGTCATCGTCCTCATCTGCACAGCTATCTTTGCGGGAGTGATCGCCCCATACACCTACGAGGAACAGGATCTCATGGCGGCCTTTCAGGGGCCGTCGATGGAGCACTGGTTCGGCACCGACGAGTTCGGCCGGGATATCTTCAGCCGAATCATCTACGGTAGTCGGATATCCCTTCAGGTGGGATTTGTGGCCGTCAGTTTCTCCATCCTCGTCGGTGGATTTCTGGGGGCCCTGGCTGGCTACTATGGCGGTCGCATTGACAACCTCATCATGAGATTTATGGACATTCTCTTCTCCGTCCCTCAGCTGCTTCTCGCTATTTCCGTGGCTGCGTCGCTGGGGCCGGGGCTCTTTAACCTCATGATTGCCGTTGGTATCTCGTCCGTGCCCCAATACGCACGGCTTGTTCGAGCTTCCGTTCTCTCCATCCGGGAGCAGGAATTTATCGAGGCCGCTAAATCCGTGGGAGCTAAAGACCTCAAGATCATCTTTCGGCATATTCTGCCCAACTGCATGGCACCGATCATCGTTCAGGGAACCCTGGGTGTTGCCTTCGCTATCCTGACAGCTGCGGGGCTCAGCTTCATCGGCCTTGGCATTCAGCCGCCCATTCCCGAATGGGGGGCCATGCTCTCGGGGGGGCGAGAATATATCCGGGACTATGCTTACATGACGATGTTCCCCGGCCTTGCCATCATGATCACCATTCTGGCGCTGAATTTTCTGGGAGACGGCCTTCGGGACGCCCTGGATC includes:
- a CDS encoding peptide ABC transporter permease, which produces MSEPKKKNPWLEVFRRLKKNRLAMVGLFVVIVLICTAIFAGVIAPYTYEEQDLMAAFQGPSMEHWFGTDEFGRDIFSRIIYGSRISLQVGFVAVSFSILVGGFLGALAGYYGGRIDNLIMRFMDILFSVPQLLLAISVAASLGPGLFNLMIAVGISSVPQYARLVRASVLSIREQEFIEAAKSVGAKDLKIIFRHILPNCMAPIIVQGTLGVAFAILTAAGLSFIGLGIQPPIPEWGAMLSGGREYIRDYAYMTMFPGLAIMITILALNFLGDGLRDALD